A region from the Lytechinus variegatus isolate NC3 chromosome 6, Lvar_3.0, whole genome shotgun sequence genome encodes:
- the LOC121417494 gene encoding uncharacterized protein LOC121417494 has protein sequence MATEQASRDLKIKRRTAKAKLTRLSNGLQHLLDDDRDLDEVTDMFKDLNVAYQELEDRHERYCETIVDDEVFMTEDAWLSECQTSFLDMQRKVKDYSKTKVKSDRSTEDSVVNTATPEVTTSKSEEVSSCKVQVERPKLPRFTGDVRDYMTFKSDFKHLIESRYSKRDAITILRSSLVGKPLDLIRGLGNDYDSAWSHLDNIYGDPRLVADAIVYDLGKFRPLKDGEDGRFCDLVHLIRRSYNSLQEVGRANDMDNNHMISLIERKLSSDDRKLWLRFIDRERTDASLHALLYWMELELKTRIRASAPLRDSRSSTIGHISQDDGSNERKPDFKCWLCETSDHWIDQCKKVLSKTQEERFQLMKDNRACFSCLKRAGKDHNMGTCKRRKRCNEVINTGEQCSSYHHPLLHKQIETGSVGVASITGTPVLLPVLKIKMAGPNGNCEGNCLLDSGSQMSLVRNAVAEELGLKGNPIVANVTKVGNETEEYNTMLYKVKVQGINGHQSYTISAVGLDVINNGITRVSVEELGRMFNLRKDEIHRGSGPIDILIGIDHSKMHVGYTKIQGNLVARRSPLGWVIFGSTTEGYPEGAVLHVTINSPLDLRKSLTTEGMKVCNDPQRCQHSRMTEQEDEEFRVISSSCEKMEKQWLDQYPRRKDQSRHIPQNVNVADEVSRCVSLDKLNDREMEGLDFLCKTVTERPAEAKLEEKLPEVDRELRMERPVLTVQESKSQHRIDCQQFSNWRKLVRVTSYVLKFIGKLKSKSKRIVDEDVEVANGNLTPTDMQKGEDHLIKRAHVSLKPKVDKGELKALNPYRDEAGVIRVRGKVDSADKPFTMKHPPLLPCEHWISTSIIRHVRDDGHDDVGTTTAKARRKYWILKAHDLVKKVKFGCAACRTFEHKLESQGMAELQRGRLQSHPLPFQYSSCNYQRPICRIPIEPDEGIYLSPNDMLLGRASIDVAQRERHCVELVQRIVDSFWRRWTIVILPLLTSGRKWNRDRQNIRVGDVVMMTNSNAVRGKWTIARVVQAYPGQDGKIRNVNVKTLNAEYPRPIT, from the coding sequence ATGGCAACCGAGCAAGCATCTAGGGATCTCAAGATCAAGCGGAGAACGGCAAAGGCAAAACTAACTCGGCTGTCGAATGGTTTGCAACATTTACTGGATGATGACAGGGATCTTGATGAGGTAACTGATATGTTTAAGGATTTGAATGTTGCTTATCAGGAATTGGAGGACAGGCACGAAAGGTATTGTGAGACAATCGTAGATGATGAGGTATTCATGACAGAGGATGCCTGGCTGTCTGAGTGTCAGACATCATTCCTTGACATGCAGAGAAAGGTTAAGGACTATAGCAAGACTAAGGTTAAGTCTGACAGGTCAACGGAGGATTCAGTTGTAAACACGGCTACTCCCGAAGTTACTACCAGTAAATCGGAAGAGGTTTCGTCATGCAAGGTTCAGGTAGAGCGACCAAAGCTGCCTCGATTTACTGGAGACGTACGAGACTACATGACATTTAAATCGGATTTTAAGCATCTAATCGAATCGAGGTATAGCAAGAGAGATGCTATCACAATTCTGAGATCCTCTCTAGTGGGAAAACCTCTTGATCTCATACGTGGTTTGGGGAACGATTACGACTCGGCATGGTCTCATCTTGACAACATTTACGGAGACCCGAGATTGGTAGCTGATGCTATCGTATATGACTTGGGGAAGTTCCGACCTCTCAAGGATGGAGAGGATGGCCGATTCTGTGACCTTGTTCATCTTATCAGGAGAAGTTACAACTCACTGCAAGAAGTAGGTAGGGCGAATGATATGGACAACAATCATATGATTTCTTTGATAGAGAGAAAATTAAGCAGTGATGATAGAAAGCTATGGCTGAGATTCATTGACCGAGAGCGAACAGATGCATCACTCCATGCATTACTTTATTGGATGGAACTGGAATTGAAGACTAGAATAAGGGCATCTGCTCCACTTCGTGATAGTAGAAGTTCTACGATTGGCCATATCTCTCAGGATGACGGAAGCAATGAAAGAAAGCCCGATTTTAAATGCTGGTTATGTGAGACGTCTGATCATTGGATCGATCAGTGCAAGAAAGTGCTTTCGAAAACCCAAGAAGAGCGATTTCAACTGATGAAAGACAACAGGGCGTGCTTCAGCTGTCTCAAGAGAGCTGGTAAGGATCACAACATGGGGACATGCAAGCGCAGGAAAAGATGTAATGAGGTGATCAATACTGGTGAGCAGTGTTCATCCTACCACCACCCTTTACTCCATAAGCAGATTGAGACAGGGAGTGTGGGTGTTGCCAGTATTACAGGAACACCTGTGCTTCTGCCTGTACTTAAGATAAAGATGGCGGGCCCGAATGGAAATTGCGAAGGAAATTGTCTCCTAGACTCGGGATCTCAGATGAGTCTCGTAAGGAACGCAGTAGCAGAAGAGTTAGGACTGAAAGGGAATCCTATTGTCGCGAATGTTACCAAGGTCGGAAATGAAACAGAGGAATACAACACTATGCTGTACAAGGTGAAAGTTCAAGGGATTAATGGTCATCAGAGTTACACTATTTCTGCGGTAGGACTTGATGTAATTAATAACGGCATTACCCGAGTTAGTGTTGAAGAACTGGGACGGATGTTCAACCTGAGGAAAGATGAAATTCACAGAGGAAGTGGGCCAATTGATATCCTCATAGGAATTGACCATTCCAAAATGCATGTAGGGTACACGAAAATACAAGGGAATCTCGTGGCCCGTCGCTCGCCGTTAGGCTGGGTCATTTTCGGAAGTACTACAGAAGGATACCCAGAAGGAGCAGTTCTCCATGTCACGATAAACAGCCCTTTAGATCTCCGAAAATCCTTGACAACAGAAGGAATGAAAGTATGTAATGATCCACAGAGATGTCAGCACAGTAGGATGACTGAACAAGAAGATGAGGAGTTTCGAGTCATCAGTTCTTCATGTGAGAAGATGGAAAAGCAATGGCTCGACCAATATCCTCGGCGGAAAGACCAGTCGCGGCATATTCCCCAGAATGTGAATGTCGCAGATGAAGTCAGCAGATGTGTTAGCCTGGACAAGCTGAATGACAGGGAGATGGAAGGTCTTGACTTTCTTTGTAAAACAGTGACAGAACGGCCCGCAGAAGCAAAGCTAGAGGAAAAGCTTCCTGAGGTAGACAGGGAATTGCGAATGGAGAGACCAGTTTTGACTGTACAAGAATCAAAATCCCAACATAGAATCGACTGTCAGCAATTTTCTAACTGGAGGAAACTTGTGAGGGTGACTTCATACGTCCTGAAGTTTATTGGAAAGTTGAAGTCAAAGTCCAAGAGAATAGTAGATGAGGACGTCGAAGTCGCCAATGGTAACCTGACACCAACTGACATGCAGAAAGGAGAGGACCATTTGATAAAGCGTGCTCATGTATCTTTGAAGCCCAAAGTAGACAAAGGAGAGCTAAAGGCACTCAATCCGTATAGGGATGAAGCGGGAGTTATCCGAGTTCGAGGGAAAGTAGATAGTGCTGACAAGCCATTTACAATGAAGCATCCACCTTTACTCCCTTGCGAACACTGGATCTCAACCTCGATTATTAGGCATGTTCGTGATGATGGTCATGACGATGTTGGTACGACTACAGCAAAGGCCAGGAGAAAGTACTGGATCTTGAAAGCACATGATCTGGTCAAGAAGGTAAAGTTCGGATGTGCAGCTTGCAGAACTTTTGAACACAAACTAGAATCACAGGGGATGGCGGAGCTGCAGAGAGGAAGGCTGCAGTCGCATCCACTGCCATTCCAATACTCATCTTGCAATTACCAGAGGCCAATTTGCAGAATACCCATAGAGCCTGATGAGGGGATCTACTTAAGTCCTAATGACATGCTGTTAGGACGAGCTTCAATTGATGTAGCTCAACGAGAAAGACATTGCGTCGAACTGGTACAACGGATTGTTGACTCATTCTGGCGTCGATGGACCATAGTTATTCTGCCACTACTAACATCCGGACGGAAATGGAACAGGGATCGTCAGAACATTCGCGTGGGTGACGTGGTTATGATGACAAACTCCAACGCAGTGCGTGGAAAATGGACAATCGCGCGTGTCGTTCAAGCGTATCCAGGACAAGATGGTAAAATTCGCAATGTGAACGTAAAGACATTAAATGCAGAATATCCCCGACCAATAACGTAA